The Glycine soja cultivar W05 chromosome 9, ASM419377v2, whole genome shotgun sequence sequence CAGTTTCCTGGATGTATTAATCTTGTTGTGAACCTCCTCCGATCAGAGTCTAGTTCAGCATGTGAGGCAGCTGCGGGTCTTCTGCGATCACTATCTTCAGTCAATTTATATAGAAATTCTGTAGCTGATAGTGGAGCAATAGAAGAGATAAACAGATTGCTGAGGCAATCTTCCTTGGCTCCTGAGGTATGGGAATTGGTATACAGCTACTTGGGTTCATGTGCACATATTTCTTTGGTgttaaaaaatgagaatatcttgaactcttttttGCAGGTAAAGGAGCAGAGTTTGAGTGCACTGTGGAATTTATCTGTTGATGAGAAGCTCTGcattaaaatttcaaagacTGAGATTCTGCCATTAGCTATTAAGTACCTTGGCGACGAGGATATAAAGGTGAAGGAGGCTGCAGGGGGCATTTTGGCAAATTTAGCATTGAGCCGCGTTAACCACGACATCATGGTTGAAGCAGGTGTTATACCTAAATTGGTGAGGCTTCCTTTGAGTTTTAGTAATTGGAAGGTGGTTTTACTTAttcaatagaaaataatttttgcatgccATGCTGGTTAACATGCTTATCTATGAGCTGTATGTAATTTAATTCATGTTAAGATAAATTCTGGTAGAGATAGACAATTCCTGGGTTTGCAAATAAAACACTAAGATTTTGGATGATATAGCTCTTGACATTGTAGCCTCTTTTGGCCAAGTGGTTAGGCCTTTCATTCCATGTCAGTCTGGATCGTCAACTGTCTATGAGCTATGTGTAATTTGATTCCTGTTAAGTTAAATCCTGGCTGCTAGGGataaacaatcaatcattcCTAGGTTTTCACTAAAGCGTTTATAGAATGACATAGTTCTTGGAAATTGGCATCAAAGTCTCTTTGACGAAGTGGTGAGGAGTCCCATTAAATGACAGTGTATTTTTTGAAGAAAGACACCAGTTGCCTTGTATTTGGACTATTTTGTGGAAGAATTTTTGGGCCTATAAAAAGAGGATTTGTGTTTGTGGAAGTTATTGAGTAATTGTGTCAGAGATAAAAAAGACAGTTGTTCAAAATTTTTGTGAACactaaataattacaattattcaGTTTCTCATTAGTAGaatatttttcttgtctttttcaTCTAATCCCTAGATTGCAGCATAAATAATGGCATTAATGCCttccaataaaattttaatggaaaaagaatgaagaattAGAGGGAATGACATTTGGAAACTTActgatattttaatttccattgTACTTAGCAAAAGGTCCTTTCTCTTGATGCTTACACCAGCCTTGAATGTGACTAATCTTTAATCTTACTTCAGGCAAAGTTCTTAACATCTAATTTGGAAGGATCTAAAGTTATTAGGAAGGAAGCAAGGAATGCATTGCTGGAACTTGTTAAGGACAAGTATCATAGAATTCTTGTTATTGAGGAAGGTCTGGTCCCTGTGCCATTAATTGATGCTGCAGCCTTTAAGTCATTCACCCCGGGCTTACATCTGTGGCCCACGTTACCTGATGGTACAGAAATTGAAAGGACTTCTAGACTGCCATCCAGATATGGTGCTTCGGAATTACTTCTTGGATTAAATGTTGATGACAAGAATGCTAACTTAGAGGAAGCAAAAGTCAATGCAATTGTTGGACGAACACAACAGCAATTCCTTGCTCGTGTTGGGGCTTtagaaatggaagaaaagactATGCCTCATTCTGAATGCTCAAATGATCTAAGGTTTACACTTTTACCATGGATGGATGGTGTTGCTCGTTTAGTACTGATACTAGAACTGGAAGATAAGTCTGCAATAATTAAGGCTGCAGAGTCAATTGCTACTGCATGTATCAATGAACATATGCGTATTGCATTCAGGGAAGCTGGAGCAATTAAGCATTTAGTAAGGCTTTTAAATTGCGATGATAATGCAGTCCAGTTGGCAGCTACACAAGCTTTGGAAAGGCTGTCCGTTAGGTAATCTCAAATCATCAAAATATAGTTCACAGTTTTATAATTGCAGTATTAAATTTGTATTCTTGATACTGAGCTGAACTTCCActtctttttcaaaatataaatctgCTCATTGCTATTTAAAATTAGAGGATATTTTGGAAACTTATTGCCAAAAAGGCTTTAAAGACTATCTTCCACTGTAAATGAAGAAATTCAGGATGTGATTTTTGTAGTGAAAAGTATCATTCTATTATAGATTGAAAATGTGTAGTCAAATATTGAATTTTAGTGTATAAGAAGGTATCACCTAGAAGGTGAAAGATAGACCATGGTAAATATGTATTTTCTGACATagcatataagaaaatatatatgaaaaagaagaaaatagaggAAAGCTTAATGTTAAATCATACTGATAATGttttggaaaaagagaaaaacatgactTTGAGTGGGATAAGACTTGGttgttataattattatgaattgTTTAAATAGTTGAAGATTGTGTGATCATACATTTTAAATTGTAATCATTACCTTGTGATTTTCTTGATGCAGCAATATTGTTTGCCGGGTTATTGAAGCTGAGGGGGTTTTAGGTCCTTTAGTTAGTATTTTGAAATGCTCAGAGATAGCTGGAACTATTGTGGAAAAGGTATTATTATTTCTTGTGTGTTAATTTTGGCAATGTTCTGGAATATAAGGATAAAAACTGATCAAGGTTTTGCTGATGGTACGATGTTCCTCTACAGTCTTTGAACATACTTGCTCGGATATTGGACCCCAGTAAAGAGATGCAATTAAAGGTTTGTATTGCACATCTTGTAGAAAATTTTGACCTGAGTTTTTTTCTATTGATTGTCAAGTACATTGATTCTTTTCAGTCTTATGATGGACCAGCTAATGAATCTGAAAAGGCATTTGGTGGAGCAAAAGGTGACTGTGTTTCAACCGGGTTTAGTAGCACTGAACAAACGGTATCACAAACATACACAAGGTTAGCTAAAGGGGCATGAACCAGACTTCCTTGAAGGGTCCTGGATTTGTCGAAGTTCAATTATCGAGTTCCAATATTGATTTTCATATTGTTTGATCAATCAACAGGTCATAAGTGCTCTACACATAGCTAGTTtgcattgattttttatttggtaaacCTTTCAGGAATGATATACTGGATTCTGTTTTCATTGCGCACCTGGTTGAGATTCTGAAGTCCTTTCCTCCCAGTTTACAGGAAAAAGCTGCTACTGTGCTTGAGTTTGTGGCATTGACTGACCCAACTCTTGCCCCAATTATATCTTTGGATATTGAATCTGGTCTCAATTCTGCTTTTCAgcaaaaaattttgaaaatttcaggTAAACAATTTCTGCTCTGTAACACGTGCTGTTATAAGTACATATTATTTTCATCTGTTTGGCatgcttttcctttttttatgtgGACGTTATATCAAAATGGCCAAACATCATTATTTCTGTTTCAATATATATGTGGTTTTTGAGAGATGTGAAGGCAGAGGTAAGAGATGCAATTGTTAAATGAGATTGGGCGGTGGCGACACGACAACACAGTGGAACAATGACAAATGTGACGCAAACAACGCAGTGGCATGGACATCGGTACAGATGCAATTCAAGACCATGAGAGAGTCGTATGAGTTGAGAGGAGAGACCATGACTGGATCGTCTTGTGGTGGTGAAGTGAGACCGTGAGAGAGGGCAGCACAGCCGACCATGCATGTGTGACAGAGTGAGCACTGAGCAGCATGTGTGTGTGAGGTCAAACTGAGTTTAAGAGTGTTTCAGTGTTTCGATAATTGGCTTTGGGTTTAGGAGTTTTTCATTTTCGAATCCTAGAGGTTGAAGTGGTGaacaagaataataaaatattagaatagaatAACATGAATTTATGTTATTCTATTCTAATATTCTATTATTTGATCAGCCTCTAGGGTTTGAAAATTAGAAACTCGTAAAGCCAATTAGCCAAACACCAAAATACTCTTATACCCAGTCAGACCTCACGCATGCATGCTGCTCTGTGTTCTCTCTGTCACACACACTGTTGTACGCTAGCTGCGCTGCCCTCTCTCGCGGTTTCACCTGAACACCACGAGACGATCCAGTCATGGTCTCTCCTCTCTCCACTCTCTTGGTCTCGAACTGTGTCTGCACTAGTGTTCGCGCCGCCGCATTGTTTGCGTCGCAGTTGTCACCATTCCACTGGGCTGCCGCCCCATCTCAGTAGTCGTATGTGTCACAGACTCGCAGTTATTCAACTAGTGAATTACCGGTGACATTTGCCATTGTTTATTGTTAACTTTTCTTTTACATGcaaccatttttattttcttgattcatattttttcttctagcTCAAATCCTATTGTTAAATACAAACTACCTTCAATGAATTAGTGAAAAAGAGAccttattgatatttttctttatttggaaGTTTATTTGTATGGGTTTAGTAAGTCTAAGGTCATTCTGTTTTGTTGTTTCTATTCAGTTGACTCTCTCACGGTTCCCTGTTCTCTCTTATAGATTGTTCTGCACTTTCATTTTATTGTAGTATACTCTCTCTGGTCTTTCATGATTGCATCTCTATTCTCTATTGCCAACATATTAATGCACAAAATAAAATGCATACTTTGTTGTCTTGTTCCTATAAAGGTCTTGTACtagtttttgtatatatatatggggtCTATCACCAATTGGGGTTGGGTTTTGGCTTAAGTGACTAGTCTCCTACAATGACATGGTAAATCCAGGTTTAAATCCCCattaggagaggtggctacATTTAGTACCCACTGTATTTTGAACAAAATAGTCTCCAAAGGAGAATAACGGTGGGAAACCAAAAAAGTATATGGTCTATCATAGTCTAATCTTATATGATGAAATAAATAGTCGTTTTAGATCCTCACCTACTGGGATGATTGCCATGAAATTTTGTCATTAACAGATGAGACTAGAGA is a genomic window containing:
- the LOC114367979 gene encoding uncharacterized protein LOC114367979; protein product: MLASTILTPSKLVPPITVVVAAETHPRNRVALFPKSNSKLAFVARASGNARDGTVDATSAPEIDAVTSSSSGLGDGYVALFVRMLGLDRDPLDREQAIVALWKYSLGGKKCIDTLMQFPGCINLVVNLLRSESSSACEAAAGLLRSLSSVNLYRNSVADSGAIEEINRLLRQSSLAPEVKEQSLSALWNLSVDEKLCIKISKTEILPLAIKYLGDEDIKVKEAAGGILANLALSRVNHDIMVEAGVIPKLAKFLTSNLEGSKVIRKEARNALLELVKDKYHRILVIEEGLVPVPLIDAAAFKSFTPGLHLWPTLPDGTEIERTSRLPSRYGASELLLGLNVDDKNANLEEAKVNAIVGRTQQQFLARVGALEMEEKTMPHSECSNDLRFTLLPWMDGVARLVLILELEDKSAIIKAAESIATACINEHMRIAFREAGAIKHLVRLLNCDDNAVQLAATQALERLSVSNIVCRVIEAEGVLGPLVSILKCSEIAGTIVEKSLNILARILDPSKEMQLKSYDGPANESEKAFGGAKGDCVSTGFSSTEQTVSQTYTRNDILDSVFIAHLVEILKSFPPSLQEKAATVLEFVALTDPTLAPIISLDIESGLNSAFQQKILKISADMESDVEDQFSEAYAIEFEEAGFAISAASRLLTRLLDCEQFCHKINSLQFIDLLRGILRSSIPLHNKEWVAACLVKLSSLSGSIASLYPINVEITLYETIPRLLEQIRTSFSPEAQETAVVELNRIISEGVVDSTEAIISDEAIYSLVNLIEEGSDRAVEASLAILYNLSMDSENHSALVAAGAVQVLKRIVLANRTHWERALLLLRTLQP